One part of the Microbulbifer sp. THAF38 genome encodes these proteins:
- a CDS encoding cupin domain-containing protein — protein sequence MTVVSKENAEHYSWGEGCDGWHLVRTDSLSVIQERVPPGCSEVRHLHRQSEQFFFVLQGTATIECDGEEYTLSPGQGLHIAAGIPHQLFNKADVDLIFTVT from the coding sequence ATGACTGTCGTCTCAAAAGAAAATGCTGAACACTACTCCTGGGGAGAGGGCTGCGATGGCTGGCACCTGGTACGAACCGATTCTCTCAGTGTGATTCAGGAGAGAGTACCTCCTGGTTGCTCAGAAGTTCGACACCTGCACCGGCAATCTGAACAGTTTTTCTTTGTACTACAGGGCACGGCCACGATTGAATGTGATGGCGAAGAGTATACCCTCTCTCCCGGCCAGGGTTTGCATATAGCCGCTGGGATTCCTCATCAGCTGTTCAATAAGGCTGATGTAGACTTGATTTTTACCGTTACCTAA